One genomic region from Labeo rohita strain BAU-BD-2019 chromosome 7, IGBB_LRoh.1.0, whole genome shotgun sequence encodes:
- the LOC127167602 gene encoding GTPase IMAP family member 7-like, which translates to MSTGIRIVLVGKTGVGKSATGNTILGEKMFRSEPRATSVTVQCISGKQMINSREVLVVDTPGLYDTNMSNDEVVKEIVKCITYAAPGPHVFLLVLSIGRFTEEEKNTVALIQKVFGAGANKHMMILFTKADDLEDRTIDEYINEAPELNEVIKACKGKYHAFNNREKSNRSQVDQLMRKIEVMIKHNQNSYYNYHMFQLANELNNTKKTVKEKDEIIAELENKVKALQKEIGNSFCTIA; encoded by the coding sequence ATGTCAACAGGTATTCGCATTGTTTTGGTGGGTAAAACTGGCGTTGGCAAGAGCGCCACAGGAAACACCATTCTTGGTGAGAAGATGTTCAGATCAGAGCCAAGAGCTACATCGGTCACTGTACAGTGCATATCTGGAAAACAGATGATAAATAGCAGAGAGGTGCTTGTTGTGGACACTCCAGGTCTATACGACACAAACATGTCTAATGATGAAGTGGTAAAAGAGATTGTTAAATGCATCACTTATGCGGCTCCAGGTCCTCATGTCTTCCTTCTTGTACTTTCCATCGGGCGCTTCActgaagaggaaaaaaacacagttgcACTTATCCAGAAAGTGTTTGGTGCGGGGGCTAACAAACACATGATGATCTTGTTCACCAAGGCAGATGATCTTGAAGACAGGACAATTGATGAGTATATTAATGAGGCTCCAGAGCTAAATGAAGTGATTAAAGCATGCAAGGGAAAATACCATGCATTTAACAACAGAGAGAAGTCAAATCGTTCACAAGTTGATCAGCTCATGAGGAAGATTGAAGTCATGATAAAACACAATCAAAACAGCTACTACAACTACCACATGTTTCAGCTGGCTAATGAGCTCAACAATACTAAGAAAACTGTAAAAGAAAAAGATGAAATCATTGCTGAActagaaaataaagtaaaagcaCTTCAAAAAGAAATAGGCAATTCATTTTGTACCATAGCATAA